Proteins encoded within one genomic window of Amycolatopsis nigrescens CSC17Ta-90:
- a CDS encoding WXG100 family type VII secretion target translates to MPLDTEVKADPGSIRGVADWLTARSGDTHGAGGQVYGARGDSEGTWRGPASDGFRSTMTQAGQKIDELAGDLTATSTALKTHADDVDTVKARMSQAIEIARSGGLTINGHIIEDPGPAPADPIPLPTDKPPTPQQQQIHDSATQAQSAYALKVQRFTEASGVAVEAKGTLNQSQSVLNKFVSGYAEKGVFNMSDIATGLTAAVADRTSKFRASARAMDPGIDRAARYAKSGRMNPFAQARADALEIERRLAQQAENTKAVATRTARMVDKLPNGVKGALEKTLAFGKHADDIANPLLRGSTRVLGKLPVVGLAITGLGVGYDISQKKDVTTSVASGAGGFVAGALATAAVSSMGGPVGWAVAGGALVSAGVGFAIEEWGDDAVEAVGDAAGWVGDKVGDAGKAVGKFFSDLF, encoded by the coding sequence ATGCCACTGGACACCGAGGTCAAGGCCGATCCTGGAAGCATTCGCGGCGTGGCGGACTGGCTGACCGCCCGGTCAGGTGACACGCACGGTGCGGGCGGACAGGTCTACGGCGCTCGTGGAGACTCCGAAGGCACCTGGCGTGGTCCGGCGTCCGACGGGTTCAGGTCCACCATGACGCAGGCGGGTCAGAAGATCGACGAACTGGCCGGGGACCTGACCGCCACTTCGACCGCGCTGAAGACCCATGCCGACGACGTCGACACCGTGAAGGCACGGATGAGCCAGGCCATCGAGATCGCCCGCAGCGGCGGCCTGACCATCAACGGCCACATCATCGAAGACCCAGGGCCCGCGCCGGCCGACCCGATTCCGTTGCCGACGGACAAGCCTCCTACTCCGCAACAGCAGCAGATCCATGACAGCGCGACACAGGCGCAGTCGGCTTACGCGCTGAAAGTCCAGCGCTTCACCGAAGCGAGTGGCGTGGCCGTCGAGGCGAAGGGCACCCTCAACCAGTCGCAGTCGGTGTTGAACAAGTTCGTCTCCGGCTACGCTGAAAAAGGTGTCTTCAACATGTCTGACATCGCCACCGGCCTGACCGCCGCGGTGGCGGACCGCACCAGCAAGTTCCGTGCGTCGGCCAGGGCGATGGATCCGGGGATCGACCGCGCGGCTCGCTATGCCAAGAGCGGGCGCATGAACCCGTTCGCGCAGGCGCGGGCGGACGCGCTGGAGATCGAACGAAGGCTGGCGCAGCAGGCGGAGAACACCAAGGCGGTCGCCACTCGCACCGCCCGCATGGTGGACAAACTGCCGAACGGTGTCAAAGGTGCACTTGAGAAAACGTTGGCATTCGGCAAACATGCCGACGACATCGCCAACCCGCTGCTGCGTGGAAGCACCCGTGTGCTCGGCAAATTGCCGGTCGTCGGACTGGCGATCACCGGACTCGGAGTGGGTTACGACATCAGCCAGAAGAAGGATGTGACCACTAGTGTTGCTTCCGGAGCCGGCGGGTTCGTCGCCGGAGCGTTGGCGACAGCGGCAGTTTCCTCGATGGGCGGACCGGTGGGCTGGGCCGTCGCCGGTGGCGCCCTGGTGTCGGCAGGGGTGGGTTTCGCCATCGAAGAGTGGGGTGACGATGCTGTTGAAGCGGTGGGTGATGCCGCAGGCTGGGTGGGTGACAAGGTCGGCGACGCAGGTAAGGCCGTCGGAAAGTTCTTCAGCGACTTGTTCTGA
- a CDS encoding AfsR/SARP family transcriptional regulator yields MGELRVRLLGSFQLTLDARPVERPVRRKAQELLALVLLAPQRNVLREVAAEALWPAAGAEVSKKSMRQVLWQLHQATGPTGPRLVLTEGEVIRINPDRPVWLDVDAFVAASRTAIELVELTKATDLYRGPLMAGCYDDWFLIERARLEDLHITLLDKLSVGHERHGELEAAIHWAQRLLEVEPAHERTHRRLMHLYYRTDDRTRALRQYRRCQQVLLHELGIRPSARTVRLAAEIGADTGRPPEPAALDGVRAELAELRATVDDLRERLGEAETAGRRSGDRPRVSMTAL; encoded by the coding sequence GTGGGTGAGTTACGGGTTCGTCTGCTCGGTAGTTTTCAGCTGACCTTGGACGCGCGGCCGGTGGAGCGGCCGGTGCGGCGGAAGGCGCAGGAGTTGCTGGCGCTGGTGTTGCTGGCGCCGCAGCGCAACGTGTTGCGTGAGGTCGCGGCGGAGGCGTTGTGGCCGGCGGCGGGGGCCGAGGTTTCGAAGAAGTCCATGCGCCAGGTGCTCTGGCAGTTGCACCAGGCGACCGGTCCCACCGGGCCGCGGCTGGTGCTGACCGAGGGCGAGGTCATCCGGATCAACCCGGATCGCCCGGTCTGGCTGGACGTGGACGCGTTCGTGGCGGCGTCCAGGACGGCCATCGAGCTCGTCGAGCTGACCAAGGCCACCGACCTGTACCGCGGGCCGCTGATGGCGGGCTGTTACGACGACTGGTTCCTGATCGAGCGGGCCCGGCTGGAGGACCTGCACATCACGTTGCTGGACAAGCTCAGCGTCGGGCACGAACGCCACGGCGAGCTGGAAGCGGCGATCCACTGGGCCCAGCGGCTGCTCGAGGTCGAGCCGGCGCACGAGCGCACCCATCGGCGGCTGATGCACCTCTACTACCGCACGGACGACCGCACCCGGGCGCTTCGCCAGTACCGGCGGTGCCAGCAGGTGCTCCTGCACGAGCTGGGCATCCGGCCCTCGGCGCGGACCGTGCGGCTGGCGGCGGAGATCGGCGCGGACACCGGCAGGCCACCGGAGCCTGCCGCGCTGGACGGGGTACGGGCCGAACTCGCCGAGCTGCGCGCCACCGTCGACGACCTCCGCGAGCGGCTCGGCGAAGCGGAGACAGCGGGAAGACGTTCCGGAGACCGCCCCCGCGTATCCATGACCGCATTGTGA